From a single Paenibacillus sp. FSL W8-0426 genomic region:
- a CDS encoding LuxR C-terminal-related transcriptional regulator: protein MSSNTATLRKRWACPGSSSKPAIQYVTHDHLNVVIQINHVLIQAFRDSLSAIKANLTASHLFLLTDSEGVLLDLEYSSDLEQEVLRSPIRKGMVFTAESCGTNAISETMDFNQATFLPPERHESPLFQQWHCYATPLSIGSGHAGYLDVSTIDAHMQGELIAIAKLIPAQMQNCYENLAAQEGVGETGIEFTERQRTILKLIARGLTVKAIALKLKIKECTVNHHKKVIFNKLGVQSSTEAVSLASRLSCL, encoded by the coding sequence ATGTCATCCAACACAGCAACTTTGAGGAAACGATGGGCATGCCCCGGTAGTTCTTCGAAGCCAGCCATACAATATGTAACTCACGACCATCTCAACGTTGTAATTCAAATCAATCATGTTCTGATTCAAGCCTTCCGGGACAGCCTCTCGGCAATCAAAGCAAACTTGACCGCATCCCATCTCTTTCTCTTAACCGATTCGGAGGGTGTATTGCTGGATCTGGAATACAGCAGCGACCTTGAACAGGAGGTTTTACGATCACCGATTCGCAAGGGCATGGTATTTACCGCCGAAAGCTGCGGCACTAACGCCATTTCGGAAACGATGGACTTCAATCAAGCGACCTTTTTGCCTCCAGAGAGGCATGAGAGTCCTCTGTTTCAACAATGGCATTGTTACGCCACACCATTGTCCATAGGCTCGGGGCATGCCGGATATTTGGACGTATCGACCATCGATGCGCACATGCAAGGTGAACTGATTGCCATCGCCAAGCTGATTCCGGCTCAAATGCAGAACTGTTACGAAAACCTGGCAGCGCAAGAGGGAGTCGGCGAAACGGGCATAGAATTCACGGAAAGGCAGCGCACCATTTTGAAGTTGATCGCCCGGGGACTGACGGTCAAGGCGATTGCCCTCAAGCTCAAAATCAAGGAATGCACCGTCAACCACCATAAAAAAGTCATTTTCAACAAATTGGGCGTTCAATCGAGCACGGAGGCCGTTTCGCTGGCGAGCCGCCTTTCATGCCTGTAA